From Acidimicrobiales bacterium, one genomic window encodes:
- a CDS encoding zinc ribbon domain-containing protein, whose protein sequence is MPTYDYRCERTGEMFELWQSFSDDALTECPQTHKGEKKICKAPVKKVFSKVGIAFKGDGFYKNDHGSSSKPPKESGANSSSESSSSSSSSTSDTSTTTSSSDTSSGKSSPKKKSSSASNKSGATD, encoded by the coding sequence GTGCCGACCTACGACTACCGATGCGAACGCACCGGCGAGATGTTCGAACTGTGGCAGTCGTTCAGCGACGACGCCCTCACCGAATGCCCACAGACCCACAAGGGCGAGAAGAAGATCTGCAAGGCGCCCGTGAAGAAGGTCTTCAGCAAGGTCGGCATCGCGTTCAAGGGCGATGGCTTCTACAAGAACGACCACGGCAGCTCGTCGAAGCCGCCGAAGGAATCCGGCGCGAACAGCTCGTCGGAGTCCTCGTCGAGCAGCAGTTCGTCGACCAGCGACACGTCGACCACGACCTCGTCGAGCGACACGTCGTCGGGCAAGTCCTCGCCGAAGAAGAAGTCGTCGTCGGCGTCGAACAAGTCCGGCGCCACCGACTGA
- a CDS encoding glycerol-3-phosphate acyltransferase, with product MSLAVVLVIGAYVIGMFPTAQIVGRRLGVNPTVEGSRNPGASNVYRLGGRRAGLIVGVIDMLKGAIPAGVALLVAGVPEAHAVWVAAVAGHVWPVTRGFRGGKGVATAGGAGLVINPAIGLACALLFLALVKVGRIAALGSLGIAVAYPVIAALAGRPGYEVAVSAGVAAILVIRHQSNIRRMMRRDENRLGESGSAAA from the coding sequence GTGTCCCTCGCCGTCGTTCTCGTCATCGGTGCGTATGTCATCGGGATGTTCCCGACCGCACAGATCGTCGGGCGCCGACTGGGGGTCAATCCGACGGTCGAAGGCTCGCGGAACCCCGGCGCCAGCAACGTCTACCGGCTCGGGGGCAGGAGAGCCGGTCTGATCGTCGGTGTGATCGACATGCTCAAGGGCGCCATCCCTGCCGGTGTGGCCCTGCTGGTGGCGGGGGTCCCCGAGGCCCACGCGGTCTGGGTGGCGGCGGTCGCCGGTCATGTCTGGCCGGTCACTCGTGGCTTCCGTGGTGGCAAGGGCGTGGCCACCGCCGGCGGCGCCGGGCTCGTGATCAATCCCGCGATCGGACTCGCCTGCGCGCTCCTGTTTCTGGCGCTGGTGAAGGTGGGTCGGATCGCCGCCCTGGGTTCGCTCGGCATCGCAGTGGCCTACCCGGTCATCGCCGCGTTGGCCGGCCGTCCGGGCTACGAGGTCGCCGTTTCCGCCGGTGTCGCGGCGATTCTCGTGATCCGGCACCAGAGCAACATCCGCCGCATGATGCGACGCGACGAGAACCGTCTGGGCGAGTCGGGCTCGGCCGCCGCCTGA
- a CDS encoding UTP--glucose-1-phosphate uridylyltransferase produces the protein MENKVRTAVIPAAGLGTRFLPATKSQPKEMLTVVDRPAIQWVVEEAVAAGIEDVLIITSPTKKGVEDHFDRMAELESLLEAKGKVEMLASVRRITEMATFHFTRQGAPLGLGHAVSMAARHVRDEPFAVLLPDELLPDGGVTLRRMIDECESSGSSVISLFEVEGPDISNYGCAGFSRRDGDVVEIDAIVEKPRYEDAPSNLKVTGRYVFTPDIFAKLAITEPGKGGEIQLTDAMAMLIGDPGLRGLVIKDAGYDAGQKLDWLRANVELSLDDPGGGSKVAEMLLEIMRTRGLS, from the coding sequence ATGGAAAACAAGGTTCGCACTGCCGTCATCCCCGCCGCGGGTCTCGGTACCCGCTTCCTCCCGGCCACGAAGTCACAGCCGAAGGAGATGCTGACCGTTGTCGACCGCCCGGCGATCCAGTGGGTCGTCGAAGAAGCGGTCGCCGCCGGCATCGAAGACGTGCTCATCATCACCAGCCCCACGAAGAAGGGCGTCGAAGACCACTTCGACCGGATGGCGGAGCTCGAATCGCTCCTCGAGGCCAAGGGCAAGGTCGAGATGCTGGCCAGCGTGCGTCGCATCACGGAGATGGCGACGTTCCACTTCACCCGCCAGGGTGCCCCGCTCGGCCTCGGCCACGCCGTGTCCATGGCCGCGCGTCACGTGCGCGACGAACCCTTCGCCGTGCTGCTGCCCGACGAACTCCTGCCCGACGGCGGCGTCACCCTGCGGCGCATGATCGACGAGTGTGAATCCTCGGGCTCGAGCGTCATCTCCCTGTTCGAGGTCGAAGGACCCGACATCTCGAACTACGGATGTGCCGGTTTCTCCCGTCGCGACGGCGACGTGGTCGAGATCGACGCCATCGTCGAGAAGCCCAGGTACGAGGACGCGCCGTCCAACCTGAAGGTGACCGGCCGCTACGTGTTCACCCCGGACATCTTCGCGAAGCTCGCGATCACCGAGCCGGGCAAGGGCGGTGAGATCCAGCTCACCGACGCGATGGCGATGCTCATCGGCGACCCCGGACTGCGCGGTCTCGTGATCAAGGACGCCGGCTACGACGCCGGTCAGAAACTCGACTGGCTGCGGGCCAACGTGGAGCTGTCACTCGACGACCCCGGCGGTGGGTCGAAGGTGGCGGAGATGCTCCTCGAGATCATGCGGACGCGCGGCCTCTCCTGA
- a CDS encoding molybdopterin molybdotransferase MoeA produces the protein MISLDAARSHVLERVRPAAPRSVELSEAAGLVLANDVVAAEAVPPFANTAMDGFAVVAADTDAAPVTLTVVGTVAAGSAAEHPMHAGQAMRIMTGAPMPPGADAVVMVERTTYEEARGEVTIEITVPPGNHVRGAGEDVRPGDPLFAAGTTLTAGHLGVLASVGMSTVEVLPRPVVGVLSTGDELIDDGGPLAPGQIRDSNRLTLLTLLEESGFEAVDLGLVRDDEAAIETAFLDGAARCDAVLSSGGVSMGAFDYVKVVLDRVGDMRWMQIEIKPAKPFAFGLIGETPIFGLPGNPVSSMVSFELLARPALRKLAGRMPFDRPTRLAITADDLGRHDDGKTHFLRVEGGPDETGRWHVRKLSGQGSHQLTAMARATALAIVPDQVDVGAGDEVEIIPLGTLGP, from the coding sequence ATGATCTCGCTCGACGCTGCACGGTCCCACGTTCTCGAACGGGTGCGCCCCGCGGCGCCCAGATCCGTCGAGCTGTCCGAGGCCGCCGGACTGGTTCTCGCCAACGACGTGGTCGCGGCAGAGGCCGTGCCCCCGTTCGCCAACACGGCGATGGACGGTTTCGCGGTGGTCGCGGCGGACACCGATGCTGCACCTGTGACCCTCACCGTCGTCGGCACCGTGGCGGCAGGTTCGGCGGCGGAACACCCCATGCACGCCGGTCAGGCCATGCGGATCATGACGGGCGCGCCCATGCCGCCGGGGGCCGACGCGGTCGTGATGGTCGAGCGCACGACCTACGAGGAGGCCCGCGGCGAGGTGACGATCGAGATCACCGTGCCACCGGGCAACCACGTGCGTGGTGCGGGTGAGGACGTCCGGCCTGGCGATCCGCTGTTCGCCGCCGGTACGACGCTGACCGCCGGCCACCTCGGGGTGCTGGCGAGCGTCGGGATGTCGACGGTCGAGGTGCTGCCGCGTCCCGTGGTCGGCGTCCTCTCCACCGGCGACGAGTTGATCGACGATGGCGGTCCGCTCGCACCCGGCCAGATCCGTGATTCCAACCGGCTCACCCTGCTCACCCTGCTCGAGGAGTCCGGGTTCGAGGCCGTCGACCTCGGTCTCGTCCGCGACGACGAAGCCGCGATCGAAACCGCCTTCCTCGACGGCGCGGCCCGCTGCGATGCCGTGCTGTCCTCCGGTGGCGTCTCGATGGGGGCATTCGACTACGTGAAGGTCGTGCTCGACCGGGTCGGCGACATGCGGTGGATGCAGATCGAGATCAAGCCGGCCAAGCCGTTCGCCTTCGGCCTGATCGGCGAGACGCCGATCTTCGGACTTCCCGGCAACCCGGTGTCGTCCATGGTCAGTTTCGAGCTGCTCGCCCGACCGGCGTTGCGCAAGCTCGCGGGTCGTATGCCCTTCGACCGCCCCACTCGGCTCGCGATCACCGCCGACGACCTCGGCCGCCACGACGATGGAAAGACCCACTTCCTACGCGTCGAGGGTGGACCCGACGAGACCGGTCGGTGGCACGTGCGCAAGCTGAGCGGCCAGGGGTCGCACCAGCTGACCGCCATGGCCCGGGCAACCGCACTCGCGATCGTGCCCGATCAGGTCGATGTCGGCGCAGGCGACGAGGTCGAGATCATCCCCCTCGGTACTCTGGGACCATGA
- the moaA gene encoding GTP 3',8-cyclase MoaA, with amino-acid sequence MTSQLVDGFGRVHRDLRISVTDRCNFRCAYCMPEEGMQWQRREDLLTFEEIERVARIMVERYGVDGIRLTGGEPTVRAKLPVLVEKLAALGVDLSMTTNGVSLAVLAADLKAAGLRRVNISLDSLRADRFLELTRRDELDRVLAGIEAAKEAGFDPVKINVVVMKGINDDEVIDFAHFGRTHGVVVRFIEFMPLDADEIWNNDRVLTQDEILTTLRTEFELEPVERTSAPATRWRYVDGGASDGGGEIGVVASVSQSFCDTCDRVRITADGQFRNCLFATDETDVRALLRDGSSDGVVADALARSVASKWAGHQINQVQFIRPRRSMSEIGG; translated from the coding sequence ATGACATCGCAGCTGGTCGACGGGTTCGGACGGGTGCACCGCGACCTCCGCATCTCGGTCACCGATCGCTGCAACTTCCGCTGCGCCTACTGCATGCCCGAGGAGGGGATGCAGTGGCAACGACGCGAAGATCTGCTCACCTTCGAGGAGATCGAGCGTGTGGCCCGCATCATGGTCGAGCGCTACGGCGTCGACGGCATCCGACTCACCGGTGGCGAACCCACGGTGCGAGCCAAGCTCCCGGTTCTCGTCGAGAAGCTCGCGGCGTTGGGCGTCGACCTCTCGATGACCACCAACGGGGTCAGTCTGGCGGTGTTGGCCGCCGACCTGAAGGCGGCGGGACTGCGGCGCGTCAACATCTCGCTCGATTCGTTGCGGGCCGATCGCTTCCTGGAGCTCACCCGGCGCGACGAACTCGATCGTGTCCTCGCCGGCATCGAGGCCGCCAAGGAAGCCGGATTCGATCCGGTGAAGATCAATGTCGTCGTGATGAAGGGCATCAACGACGACGAGGTGATCGACTTCGCCCACTTCGGGCGCACCCACGGGGTCGTCGTTCGTTTCATCGAGTTCATGCCCCTCGATGCCGACGAGATCTGGAACAACGATCGGGTGCTCACCCAGGACGAGATCCTCACCACGCTGCGTACCGAGTTCGAGTTGGAGCCCGTCGAACGAACTTCGGCGCCCGCCACACGATGGCGCTACGTCGATGGGGGAGCATCCGACGGCGGCGGCGAGATCGGCGTCGTCGCCAGCGTCAGCCAGTCGTTCTGCGACACCTGCGATCGGGTCCGCATCACCGCCGACGGCCAGTTTCGCAACTGCCTCTTCGCGACCGACGAGACCGACGTGCGGGCCCTGCTGCGCGACGGGTCCTCCGACGGCGTCGTGGCCGATGCGCTCGCCCGCTCGGTCGCATCGAAGTGGGCCGGTCACCAGATCAACCAGGTGCAGTTCATCCGCCCCCGACGGTCGATGTCGGAGATCGGCGGCTGA
- the moaC gene encoding cyclic pyranopterin monophosphate synthase MoaC, with the protein MSDHGFTHLDPLGRARMVDVTPKEPTHRRAIARGRVTMTADTASAVAQGAIKKGDVLAVARVAGIQAAKRASDLLPLCHPLLVGAVSVNFEILEESIEIEAAVETVDRTGVEMEALTACSVAALTVYDMCKSKDRAMVIGEIALWEKTGGRSGHFKRSEA; encoded by the coding sequence ATGTCTGACCACGGATTCACCCACCTCGACCCGCTCGGCCGGGCCCGGATGGTCGATGTCACTCCGAAGGAGCCGACTCATCGCCGCGCCATCGCTCGCGGACGGGTGACGATGACCGCCGACACCGCATCGGCGGTCGCCCAGGGCGCCATCAAGAAGGGCGACGTGCTGGCGGTCGCTCGCGTGGCGGGCATTCAGGCGGCCAAGCGTGCGTCCGACCTCCTGCCGCTCTGTCACCCGTTGCTGGTGGGAGCCGTGAGCGTGAACTTCGAGATCCTCGAGGAGAGCATCGAGATCGAGGCTGCCGTCGAGACCGTCGACCGCACGGGCGTCGAGATGGAAGCGCTCACCGCGTGCAGCGTGGCGGCACTCACCGTCTACGACATGTGCAAGTCCAAGGACCGGGCGATGGTCATCGGCGAGATCGCGCTCTGGGAGAAGACAGGCGGCCGCAGCGGCCACTTCAAGCGGTCCGAGGCGTGA